The following is a genomic window from Planctomycetia bacterium.
CTCTTTCGACGCGGAAGCGCTGTTGGCATCGGCGCTGATTCAGACGACGCTGACGCTGGTGTTTGTGATTGCGGCGGCGCGGAAGTTTCATCGGGACGACGTGCCGGCTTTTACGCCGACGTTGGCGCACATTCTTCTGGCGATCTGCTCGCTGACGAGCGCGGTGGCGTTCAAATACTGGCGTCCGAGCGTGACGGGAATGATCGTGCCAGTGGAGTTCACAGTCGATCCGGGGAACCAGATGCTGATGACGCTGGCGTCGCTGGCGCTTTTGAGTTTGCTACCGGTGGCGGTGGGGGCGAGCGCGGAGGCGCGTTGGGCGAAGCGGGCGGCGGCGGATGCGCAGTTTGCGCCGCGGCGGCCGGCGGCGTTTTATGCGTCGGCGGCGACGGCGACGGCGGTGGCGCTGGGGATCATGCTGGTGGTGACGGGCAAGGCCTTCCAGGGGCAACTGAAGGAGGCCACGGGGCTTTCGCAGACGGCGGACAGTGCCATGGTGATGGCCCTGGCATTTTTTCTTGCGATGGTGACGATGTCGGGACTTTTTCGGTATTGCTACGGCATCGGGATGGGTGGGCTGACGGTGGGAAGTTTTGCGATCGCCCTGCTGTGGCTGGCGCCGCTCTTGGCCGAGGCGGCGTGGTCGGTGTTGATGGATGTCCATGCGAGCCGGGAGTACTCCGTGCTGTTTACGATTTCTCCGATCGGGACGTGGGCGGCAGTCCTCAAGAATTTGGATGCGCCGGTGATGGCGGGGCTGGGTGTTCAGGGGGTCATCGCGGTGGGTGCATTGATGCTTGCACAGCGGGTTCGTCGGCGACGGCGCATCGCATCGACGACGTGAGCGGCTCGTTGCCGGGTTTTTTGACGCATTGCGCCATCCTGCGTAGAATCGCCTCGTAAGATACGCACAACAACTTCGTTATATTAAAAGTGGATATCGCGCCACGCGGCACTTCGAACGGGCAGTGCGGCGCCCGATCAAACCTGGAGTTCAGAAGGGACACATGATGACACGCTTCGACACGATCAAGGGGCTTTCTTTTCTCGCCATTGGTATGACGGGCTGCAGCCAGTCGGGGACGATGGGGACCGCGGCAGCGCCGAAGGACATGCAGAGCACGCCGCTGATTGCGCGGGATGTCTTCTTCGGGAACCCGGATCGGGCGGGGACGCAGATCAGCCCGGACGGGACGCGGATTGCGTTTCTGGCGGAGTCGGATGGCGTGATGAACGTGTGGGTGGCGCCGCTGAGCAATCCGAACGATGCGCGGGTGGTGACCGAGGACAAGGTTCGGGGCATCCGGTCTTATCAATGGGCGTACGACAACGATCACATTCTTTATGTTCAGGACAAGGGCGGCGACGAGAACTGGCACGTCTATGCGACGAACTTGCGGACGAATCAGACGCGGGACCTGACGCCGTTGGACGGGGTGCAAGCGCGGATTCAGGAGAAGAGCGACGAATACCCCGGCGAGCTTCTGGTGGCGATCAACGATCGCAACAAGCAGCTACACGACATTTACCGGGTGAACATCGCCAGCGGGGACCGGAAGCTGGTGATGCAGAACGACGGATATGTGGGATTTGTAACCGACAACCAGTTCGGCGTTCGGTATGCCATGCGGATGACACCGGACGGCGGCATGGAGGTGTTCAAGCCGGCGGGCGGGGACTGGACGCTTTCCGAGAAGATTCCGGCGGAGGACGCCCTAACGACGCAGCCGGTCGGTTTCGACAAGAGCGGCAAGACGCTGTACCAGGTGGACAGCCGCGGGCGCGACACGGCCGGACTGTTCGCGATCAATGTCGAGAGCAACGAGAAGAAGCTCCTCGCCGAGGACCCGAAGGCGGATGCGAGCGGGACGCTGGTCGATCCGAAGACTCACGCCGTGCAGGCGGTGGCGTTTACCTACGAGCGACAGCACTGGACGATCCTGGACGCGGCCATCAAGGCGGACATGGACTATCTCGCCAGCGTGGCTGACGGCGAGATCAACGTCTCCAGCCGATCGCAGGATGACAAGCACTGGATCGTCGCGTATGTCATGGACAACGGCCCGGTGAGTTACTACCACTACGATCGGCCGGCGAAGAAGGCGAAGTTCCTCTTTACCAACCGCAAGAAGCTCGAAGGTCTGCCGCTGGCGAAGATGCACCCGGTGGTGATCAAGTCGCGCGACGGCATGGACCTGGTGAGTTATCTTTCGATTCCGGCGTGGGCCGACAAGAAGGCGAACGGACATCCGGAGAAGCCGCTGCCCTTGGTGCTGAATGTGCACGGGGGCCCGTGGGCGCGGGATGACTGGGGGCTTGATCCCGAGCATCAGTGGTTGACGAATCGCGGCTATGCGGTGCTCAGCGTGAACTACCGCGGTTCGACGGGGCTGGGCAAGAAGTTCATCAATGCCGCGAACCTGGAGTGGGCGGGCACGATGCACAACGATCTGCTCGACGCGGTCGAGTGGGCCGTTAATGAGAAGATCGCCGATCCGGCGAAGGTGGCGATCTATGGCGGCAGCTACGGCGGGTATGCGACGCTGGTCGGTTTGACCTTCACGCCGGATACCTTCTGCTGCGGCGTGGATATCGTCGGGCCGTCGAATCTGATCACGCTGCTCAACTCGATTCCGCCGTATTGGAAGCCGATGCTGGACATGTTCACCACCCGGGTCGGAGACCATCGGACCGAGGAAGGCAAGAAGCTGCTCATGGAGCGGTCGCCTTTGAACAAGGTTGAGAATATCACGAAGCCGCTGCTGATCGCCCAGGGGGCGAACGACCCGCGCGTGAAGCAGGCGGAGGCGGATCAGATTGTGGCGGCGATGCAGCAGAAGAATATCCCGGTGACGTATGTATTGTTCCCGGATGAGGGGCACGGCTTCGCGCGACCGGAGAATCGGACGGCCTTCTACGCGGTCGTCGAGGAGTTTCTGGCGAAGCAGCTTGGCGGTCGGTTCCAGCCGATCGGCGATGACTTTGACGGTTCGTCGATCACGGTGCCGGAAGGTGCGGAGCAATTGCCGGGGCTGAGCAAGGCGATCTCAAAGAGCTGAGTCGGCGTCGAGGAAGGCCTGGAGGATCTTCTGGGCGGCGATGCGGTCGGTGAGGCCCTTGCGGCCGCGCTGCGGAATCTCCGCCTGATCGAGGACTTCATCGGCGGCGAAGGAGCTGAGCCGTTCGTCGAAGAGGCGGACGGGCTTGTCTGAGAGGCGGGCGAGTTCGGCGGCGAAGCGGCGCGTCAGGGCGGTCTGGTCGCTTTCGGTTCCGTCCATGCTGAGCGGGAGGCCGACGACGAACTCGGCGGCGTTTTCACTCGCGGCCAGATCGGCGACTGCGCGGGCATCGCGGGTGACGTCGTTGCGACCGTTAAGGGTTGCGAGCGGCGCGGCGATTTTCGTTTCGCGGTCGCCGACGGCGATGCCGATGCGGCGGGTGCCGTAGTCGATGCCGAGAATGCGAATGGCGCTTGGCATGATGCGGGTCAGAGGTATTCGTTCTTGCCCAAGCCCTCGAGTCGGGCCACGAGGGACTTTATTTCCTGCACCTGATCGCGTCGGCAGACGAGGGTGGCGTTTTTGCTGTGAACGACCACAAGGTCATCCGCGCCGACGACGGCGATGAGGTGGTCTTCCTCGCTGACGATGATGTTGCCCTTGCCATCGATGACGAGGTGCTCGGTGGCGGCGGTTGTGTTGGCAGACGCATCGGCGCCCATGACGGCGGGGAGGGCCGTCCAGTTGCCGACGTCGAGCCACTCGAGCGACATTTCCACGGTTAATACCTTGGCGGCTTTTTCCATGACGGCGTGGTCGATGCTGATGCGCGGGAGTGCGGCGTACAGCGCGTGGGCGGTGTCGGAAGTGAGACCGGCGACGCCGCCTTGGGCGAGCTGTGCGGCGGCGCTCGCCGTCGCGGGCAGGTGCAGACGAAGCTGGTCGAGGATGGCCGCGGTGCGCCATACGAACATGCCGCTGTTCCAGAAGTACTCGCCGGAATCGACATATTGTCGCGCGGTGGCGGCGTCGGGCTTTTCCTTGAAGGCGGTGACTTCGTAGACGCCATCGGCGGCGGGGCGGCCGCGCCGGACGTAGCCGAGGCCGGTGTTCGGCTCGGTGGGTTTGACGCCGAAGGTGATGAGGGCGTCGGCGTAGCGCTCGGCGGCGTCGTAGCCGCGGCGGACGATGTCGACGAAGCGATCGGCCGGGCGAATGACGTGGTCGGCGGTGAAGACGCCCATGATGGTCTCGGGCTGACGGGCGTGGAGCATCGCGGCCGAGAGGGCGATGGCGGCGGCGGTGTCTCGGCCGAGCGGCTCGCCGATGAGGTTCTCGGGCGGGAGCATCGGCAGTTCTTCGGCGATGGCGGGCAGATGATCTTTGAGCGTGATGACGTGGATGTCGCGGGGATCGAGCAGGCCGGTGAGGCGCTCGACGGCGCGATAGATGAGGCTGCGGCCGTCGATGATGCGAAGGAGCTGCTTGGGTCGGTCCCTGCGCGAGAGGGGCCAGAGGCGCGTGCCTGATCCGCCGGCCATGATGACGGCTTTTCGTTCCATGCGAGGGACATGATAACCGGTGGCGCGGCGGGCGGGGCATCGGCTCGATCATCCATAGTGAAGTGTTGCCATGATGGCTTCGGCGGAGGTGAAGCGACCCCAGTCGCGGTTGCCGCCGAGACGGCGGGAGATTTGGCGGAGCCGGTCCTTGAGGTCTTCGGCGCGGACGTAGTCGGAGAGGGAGAGGCCGTCGTAGAGTTGGCATAGGCTGCGGAAGACGATGGCGGCGTCTGACTTGACGGCGTAGGCGTCGACGGGGAAGCCGTAGGCGCGGCAGAGCATGGGGCGGGCGTCGTAGACGGTGCAGAGATCGTCGGCCAGGAGCGGGCAGGCGGGGCCGAGATCGCGGTTGAGGCGGGAGATGCGGGCCGAGAAGGACGGCTCTTCCCGCTGACCGGGAATGTCGGACGGTGAGACATTGTCCGCGAAGAGTCGGGCTTGTTCGACGATCAGGGCATGGGCGGTGCGCTGGGCGGGGATTTTCGATTTCGCAGGGAGCGCTTCGACGGCGGCGGACCAGGCGACGGCCTCGGCGAGGGTGACTCCGAAGAAGGCGCCGCGTTTGCAGCAATGGCTGCATCCGGCCTTGCAGAGGTGGGGGTTGGCGGGGTCGGACTTGTAGGCGGCGGATCGCTGGTTGAATTCGGCGTACAGGCCGTGCAGATCGGCGAGGGCCGAGTCGGCATCGTGGAGTTCGATACCGAGGCCGGCGATGTGAATGTGGACGGGGGCGTGCATGAACCGCTATTGTATCGGCTGATCAACGGTTCACCGGCAAAACAGGCAAGACGACCCATGCGACTACTCTCCGGCGTACAACCATCCGGTAAGCTGCACCTCGGCAATTACTTCGGGGCGATGCGGCAGCACATCGAGAATCAGGAGAAGCACGAGTGCTTCATCTTCATCGCCAACTATCACGCGCTGACGACGATACAGGATGCGAAGGTGCTGGCGGACTACACGCGTGACGTGGCAATCGACTATCTGGCGCTGGGATTTGATCCGAGCAAGGCGCTCTTATTTCGGCAGAGCGATGTTCCGGAGGTGTGCGAGTTGTCGTGGATTCTGTCGACGGTGACGGGCAAGGGGCTGCTGGAACGGGCGGTGAGCTATAAGGACAAGGTGGCCAAGGGGCTGACAGCGAGCATGGGGCTGTTTTCGTATCCGATCCTTCAGGCGGCGGACATTCTCATTTATCGCAGCCATGCCGTTCCGGTGGGCAAGGACCAGGTGCAGCATATTGAGATGACGGCGGACATGGCGGGGTATTTTCACAATACGTTCAATTGTGAAGTGTTTGTCCTGCCGAAGCCCATGTTGAACGAGGCGGCGATCGTGCCGGGGGTGGACGGCGAGAAGATGAGCAAGAGCTACGGCAACACGATCGAGATCTTCGAGGAGCCGGGCCCGGCGAAGAAGAAGATCATGGGCCTAAAGACGGACAGCACGCCGGTGGCCGATCCGAAGGACCCGGAGACGTGCAATGTGTTTGCGCTGCTGAAGTTGTTTGCGAGCAAGGAGGAGACGGCGGAGTGGGGCGCCAGGTACCGCGCCGGGGGCATGGGCTATGGCGATGTGAAGAAGCGGCTGGCGGAGCTTTACGAGGAGCGGTTCGGCCCGGCGCGGGAGCGGCGGAAGGCGCTGGTCGCGGACCCTGCCTATGTCGAAGGCGTCTTGGCGGAGGGCGGTCGGAAGGCCCGGACGGTGGCGATCGAGGTCATGGACGCAGTTCGGGCGGCCTGTGGGATCGTCTGTGCCCGAAAGTAGTCACCCCCGATTTGCGGCGACCCTTTTTTATTTTCGGTATTGACCGTTTTTGACGGCCCAACGATTTACTCCGGCCTCTCCCGGTTCGTTACAATGCGATTGAGCCCTGCGGGATCTTGTGCCGTACCCAATGCAGCGGGCAGCGGGATTTTTGTTCCCGACATTGTTCGCGATTTTCGGGGCCCAGGGTCTTCAAGTAGAGAACAACTGAGAGAGATTCGGGAATGCGGCCGAAATCCGTCTACCTGATTGGGAGTCTCGTCCTTGTTGCCTGGGCGGATGCTGCGCGCAGCGCGGACGTCATCCTGAGCCGGGCGGGAGAGGATTGGAAATACAAGGACGACGGCAGCAATCTGGGAACGATCTGGCGTTCGCCCTTTTTCAACGACAGCGACTGGGCTATCGGCACAGCGCAACTCGGTTACGGCGACGGGGACGAGGAGACGGTGGTCAGTTACGGCCCGGACGAATCCAACAAATATATCACAACCTATTTTCGTCGGAGCTTCACCGTTGACGACCGGTCGATCTTTTCTGGATTGCAGGTCTCACTGCTCAGAGATGACGGCGCGATCGTCTATCTGAACGGGGTCGTCATTTTTCGCTCCAACATGCCGACGGGTATTACCATATACACGACGCCCGCGGCGTCGGTGGTGAGCGGGAGCGATGAATCCACATGGTATTCGACGACCGTGTCGCTCGGTCCCCTGCTCAGTGGGACGAACGTGCTCGCCGTGGAGATCCACCAGTCGAACGCACAGAGTTCGGACATCAGTTTCGATCTGCAGCTCGTGGGGCAGACGACCGACCTGGATCTGGTGAACGCGGGGTCAACATGGCGCTATCTGGACAACGGGAGCAATCAGGGCACAGCCTGGCGTGAAGCCTCGTTTAATGACTCCGGATGGCCCAGCGGCCCGGCGCAACTGGGCTATGGCGACGGGGATGAGGCAACCGTCGTTAGCTACGGACCCAGCGCATCGAACAAGCACATCACGACTTATTTCAGACGGGTCATCAATGTTTCGAATCCGCTCGACTTCGGGGCGAATCTCACGCTTTCCGTGCTGCGCGATGACGGGGCCGTCGTTTATCTGAATGGAACCGAGGTATTTCGCGATGGGCTGCCCGAAGGAAGCGTGCAGTACAACACTCCGGCGAATCAGGTCGTCGGATATGAGCTGGAGAATCGCTTCGTTCAGACGCTGGTGCCCACGTCGTTGCTGGTGGCCGGGCCGAACGTGATTGCAGCGGAGATTCACCAGTCGGACCCGGCCAGTTCCGATCTCAGCTTTGATTTATCCCTGGTTGCCACGCCGCTGGTCAATCCGACGGTCACGCGCGGACCCTATCTTCAGTGCGCTTCGCCGACGTCGATGGTGGTTCGCTGGCGAACGAGCGGGCCGACGGACAGCGTGGTGCAGTGCGGCACGACGCTGGGTAGTTCCACGTGGACATTTCAGAAGCCCGGCGCGACGACCGAGCATGAAGTGACGATGACCGGGATGGTGCCCGACCAGAAGTATTTCTACGCGGTGGGATCGACCGCTGGGATTCAGGCGGGCAATACGCAGGATCACTTTTTTGTAACGCCGCCGGCGGCTGGAACGCCCAAGCCGACTCGCGTCTGGGTGCTCGGCGACTCGGGGCATGCCAACAGCGGGCAGATCGCGGTGCGGGATGCGTATTACGCCTTCACCGAGGGGACGCATACGGACTTGTGGATCATGCTGGGGGACAACGCCTACATCGACGGAACCGACGCTCAGTATCAGACGGCGGTGTTCAACGCGTATGCCACGCTGCTTCGGAAGTCGGTGCTCTGGCCGGCGATCGGGAATCATGATTCGCACAGCGCGGACTCGCCCACGTTGTCGGGCGTTTATTTTGACATA
Proteins encoded in this region:
- a CDS encoding S9 family peptidase, which produces MTRFDTIKGLSFLAIGMTGCSQSGTMGTAAAPKDMQSTPLIARDVFFGNPDRAGTQISPDGTRIAFLAESDGVMNVWVAPLSNPNDARVVTEDKVRGIRSYQWAYDNDHILYVQDKGGDENWHVYATNLRTNQTRDLTPLDGVQARIQEKSDEYPGELLVAINDRNKQLHDIYRVNIASGDRKLVMQNDGYVGFVTDNQFGVRYAMRMTPDGGMEVFKPAGGDWTLSEKIPAEDALTTQPVGFDKSGKTLYQVDSRGRDTAGLFAINVESNEKKLLAEDPKADASGTLVDPKTHAVQAVAFTYERQHWTILDAAIKADMDYLASVADGEINVSSRSQDDKHWIVAYVMDNGPVSYYHYDRPAKKAKFLFTNRKKLEGLPLAKMHPVVIKSRDGMDLVSYLSIPAWADKKANGHPEKPLPLVLNVHGGPWARDDWGLDPEHQWLTNRGYAVLSVNYRGSTGLGKKFINAANLEWAGTMHNDLLDAVEWAVNEKIADPAKVAIYGGSYGGYATLVGLTFTPDTFCCGVDIVGPSNLITLLNSIPPYWKPMLDMFTTRVGDHRTEEGKKLLMERSPLNKVENITKPLLIAQGANDPRVKQAEADQIVAAMQQKNIPVTYVLFPDEGHGFARPENRTAFYAVVEEFLAKQLGGRFQPIGDDFDGSSITVPEGAEQLPGLSKAISKS
- the ruvX gene encoding Holliday junction resolvase RuvX gives rise to the protein MPSAIRILGIDYGTRRIGIAVGDRETKIAAPLATLNGRNDVTRDARAVADLAASENAAEFVVGLPLSMDGTESDQTALTRRFAAELARLSDKPVRLFDERLSSFAADEVLDQAEIPQRGRKGLTDRIAAQKILQAFLDADSAL
- a CDS encoding NTP transferase domain-containing protein — encoded protein: MERKAVIMAGGSGTRLWPLSRRDRPKQLLRIIDGRSLIYRAVERLTGLLDPRDIHVITLKDHLPAIAEELPMLPPENLIGEPLGRDTAAAIALSAAMLHARQPETIMGVFTADHVIRPADRFVDIVRRGYDAAERYADALITFGVKPTEPNTGLGYVRRGRPAADGVYEVTAFKEKPDAATARQYVDSGEYFWNSGMFVWRTAAILDQLRLHLPATASAAAQLAQGGVAGLTSDTAHALYAALPRISIDHAVMEKAAKVLTVEMSLEWLDVGNWTALPAVMGADASANTTAATEHLVIDGKGNIIVSEEDHLIAVVGADDLVVVHSKNATLVCRRDQVQEIKSLVARLEGLGKNEYL
- a CDS encoding YkgJ family cysteine cluster protein encodes the protein MHAPVHIHIAGLGIELHDADSALADLHGLYAEFNQRSAAYKSDPANPHLCKAGCSHCCKRGAFFGVTLAEAVAWSAAVEALPAKSKIPAQRTAHALIVEQARLFADNVSPSDIPGQREEPSFSARISRLNRDLGPACPLLADDLCTVYDARPMLCRAYGFPVDAYAVKSDAAIVFRSLCQLYDGLSLSDYVRAEDLKDRLRQISRRLGGNRDWGRFTSAEAIMATLHYG
- the trpS gene encoding tryptophan--tRNA ligase encodes the protein MRLLSGVQPSGKLHLGNYFGAMRQHIENQEKHECFIFIANYHALTTIQDAKVLADYTRDVAIDYLALGFDPSKALLFRQSDVPEVCELSWILSTVTGKGLLERAVSYKDKVAKGLTASMGLFSYPILQAADILIYRSHAVPVGKDQVQHIEMTADMAGYFHNTFNCEVFVLPKPMLNEAAIVPGVDGEKMSKSYGNTIEIFEEPGPAKKKIMGLKTDSTPVADPKDPETCNVFALLKLFASKEETAEWGARYRAGGMGYGDVKKRLAELYEERFGPARERRKALVADPAYVEGVLAEGGRKARTVAIEVMDAVRAACGIVCARK